CCGGAGGCGCTGGCCATCGAGCGGCTCTTCTTCAACGCCAACGTGCGCACGGCCATGACCGTCGGCCAGGCCTCCGGGGTGGTGCTGCTGCTGGCCGCCGAGCACGGCCTCGAGGTCACCGCCTACACCCCGCCGCAGGTCAAGCAGGCCGTCACCGGCAGCGGGAGCGCGCCCAAGGAGCAGGTCGGGTACATGGTCAAGGCGCTCCTCGGGCTGACCTCGGTCCCGGCCCCGGCCGACACCGCCGACGCCCTGGCCGTGGCCCTGTGCCACCTCAACCACACCGGCCTGGCCGCCCCCGGCGCCCGGCCCGGCGGCAATGGAGCCGCCCTCGGGTCCGCCCCGGCCGCCGACTGGCTGGCCCGGGCCGCCCCGACCTCCCCTGGGCTCGCCAAGGGGGCCGGACGGTGATCGCCAGCCTGCGCGGGCGGCTGCTCGAGGTCCTGGCCGACGGGGCCGTGATCGAGGTCGGCGGGGTCGGGTACCGGGTGCACCTGACCCCCAAGGCGGCCGCCGGGCTGCCCCGCGACGGCGAGGTGCTGGTCCACACCGTCACCTACGTGCGCGAGGACACCCTGGCCCTGTACGGCTTCGCCACCACCGACG
Above is a window of Actinomycetota bacterium DNA encoding:
- the ruvC gene encoding crossover junction endodeoxyribonuclease RuvC, giving the protein MRVLGVDPGLGRCGWAVLEGRRGRVTAAGYGTITTDGEQVAPRLAALAARLREVLAAHRPEALAIERLFFNANVRTAMTVGQASGVVLLLAAEHGLEVTAYTPPQVKQAVTGSGSAPKEQVGYMVKALLGLTSVPAPADTADALAVALCHLNHTGLAAPGARPGGNGAALGSAPAADWLARAAPTSPGLAKGAGR